From Rana temporaria chromosome 7, aRanTem1.1, whole genome shotgun sequence, the proteins below share one genomic window:
- the LOC120945612 gene encoding proteoglycan 4-like, with translation MSSRPDPMSSSPDPTSSRPDPTSSRPDPTSSRPHSTSSRPHSTSSRPDPTSSRPDRMSSCPDPTSSCPDPMSSSPDPTSSSPDPTSSRPDPTSSRPDPTSSRPDPTSSRPDPTSSRPDRMSSRPDPTSSRPDPTSSRPDPTSSRPDHTSSRPDPTSSRPDRMSSCPDPTSSRPDPTSSCPDPTSSRPDPTSSRPDRMSSCPDPTSSRPDPTSSRPDRMSSRPDPTSSRPDPTSSRPDPTSSRPDRMSSCPDPTSSRPDPTSSRPDRMSSCPDPTSSRPDPTSSRPDPTSSRPDPTSSRPDPTSSRPDRMSSRPDPTSSRPDPTSSRPDHTSSRPDPTSSRPDRMSSCPDPTSSRPDPTSSRPDPTSSRPDPTSSRPDPTSSRPDPTSSRPDRMSSCPDPTSSRPDPTSSRPDPTSSRPDRMSSCPDPTSSRPDPTSSRPDPTSSRPDRMSSCPDPTSSRPDRMSSRPDPTSSRPDPTSSRPDPTSSRPDRMSSRPDPTHSRPDPTSSRPDRMSSRPDPTSSRPDPTSSRPDPTSSRPDPTSSRPDPTSSRPDPTSSCPDPTSSRPDRMSSRPGFYKCQSGEFYFLTCFCLVDNS, from the coding sequence ATGTCCTCCCGTCCTGATCCAATGTCCTCCAGTCCTGATCCAACGTCCTCCCGTCCTGATCCAACGTCCTCCCGTCCTGATCCTACGTCCTCCCGTCCTCATTCAACGTCCTCCCGTCCTCATTCAACGTCCTCCCGTCCTGATCCAACGTCCTCCCGTCCTGATCGAATGTCCTCCTGTCCTGATCCAACGTCCTCCTGTCCTGATCCAATGTCCTCCAGTCCTGATCCAACGTCCTCCAGTCCTGATCCAACGTCCTCCCGTCCTGATCCAACGTCCTCCCGTCCTGATCCAACGTCCTCCCGTCCTGATCCAACGTCCTCCCGTCCTGATCCAACGTCCTCCCGTCCTGATCGAATGTCCTCCCGTCCTGATCCAACGTCCTCCCGTCCTGATCCAACGTCCTCCCGTCCTGATCCAACGTCCTCCCGTCCTGATCATACGTCCTCCCGTCCTGATCCAACGTCCTCCCGTCCTGATCGAATGTCCTCCTGTCCTGATCCAACGTCCTCCCGTCCTGATCCAACGTCCTCCTGTCCTGATCCAACGTCCTCCCGTCCTGATCCAACGTCCTCCCGTCCTGATCGAATGTCCTCCTGTCCTGATCCAACGTCCTCCCGTCCCGATCCAACGTCCTCCCGTCCTGATCGAATGTCCTCCCGTCCTGATCCAACGTCCTCCCGTCCTGATCCTACGTCCTCCCGTCCTGATCCAACGTCCTCCCGTCCTGATCGAATGTCCTCCTGTCCTGATCCAACGTCCTCCCGTCCTGATCCAACGTCCTCCCGTCCTGATCGAATGTCCTCCTGTCCTGATCCAACGTCCTCCCGTCCTGATCCAACGTCCTCCCGTCCTGATCCAACGTCCTCCCGTCCTGATCCAACGTCCTCCCGTCCTGATCCAACGTCCTCCCGTCCTGATCGAATGTCCTCCCGTCCTGATCCAACGTCCTCCCGTCCTGATCCTACGTCCTCCCGTCCTGATCATACGTCCTCCCGTCCTGATCCAACGTCCTCCCGTCCTGATCGAATGTCCTCCTGTCCTGATCCAACGTCCTCCCGTCCTGATCCAACGTCCTCCCGTCCTGATCCAACGTCCTCCCGTCCTGATCCAACGTCCTCCCGTCCTGATCCAACGTCCTCCCGTCCTGATCCAACGTCCTCCCGTCCTGATCGAATGTCCTCCTGTCCTGATCCAACGTCCTCCCGTCCTGATCCAACGTCCTCCCGTCCTGATCCAACGTCCTCCCGTCCTGATCGAATGTCCTCCTGTCCTGATCCAACGTCCTCCCGTCCTGATCCAACGTCCTCCCGTCCTGATCCAACGTCCTCCCGTCCTGATCGAATGTCCTCCTGTCCTGATCCAACGTCCTCCCGTCCTGATCGAATGTCCTCCCGTCCTGATCCAACGTCCTCCCGTCCTGATCCAACGTCCTCCCGTCCCGATCCAACGTCCTCCCGTCCTGATCGAATGTCCTCCCGTCCTGATCCAACGCACTCCCGTCCTGATCCAACGTCCTCCCGTCCTGATCGAATGTCCTCCCGTCCTGATCCAACGTCCTCCCGTCCTGATCCAACGTCCTCCCGTCCTGATCCAACGTCCTCCCGTCCTGATCCAACGTCCTCCCGTCCTGATCCAACGTCCTCCCGTCCTGATCCAACGTCCTCCTGTCCTGATCCAACGTCCTCCCGTCCTGATCGAATGTCCTCCCGTCCTGGTTTCTATAAATGTCAATCAGGTGAGTTTTATTTTCTTACCTGCTTCTGTCTTGTAGATAACAGCTGA